The segment CTTTAAGAATATGATTTCCGGATTGCAGACCCTTGAGGGTTTTCAAGACATACAGGAAAGAATTGTAAGCCGTGCGAAAGAATTTGATATCCAGCCTATCCTTACGGCCTTGTTGAATAGCTTAACCAGTATTGCCGGCAATACAGTAATCATTATTATTTATGTTGCCTTTTTGCTGGTGGAAGAAAAATTCTTCACCAAAAAATTACATGCCGTTACCGCAAGTTCCACTAAGCAAGAAAAAGTTGATCTGGTAATTAGCCAAATTACAGATGCCATCAGAAAATATATATCCGTAAAAACTCAAATGAGTCTGTTAACCGGTGTGTTGAGCTACATTTTGCTGTGGCTTTTTGGGGTGGACTTTCCGGTGCTTTGGGCCTTTTTGATTTTCCTGCTCAACTACATCCCCTATATAGGCTCATTTATTGCCACATCACTGCCTGCTGTTTTTGCATTGTTCCAGTTCCAATCGTTTGCCATGTTGTTTTGGGTATTCCTGGCCATTCAATCGGTGCAGTTATTAGTAGGCAACGTGCTTGAACCTAAGGTGATGGGGCGCACACTTAATCTCAGTCCGCTAGGCGTAATGCTGGCCTTAACCTTTTGGGGCGTTATCTGGGGCGTGCTGGGTATGTTCCTTTCTGTGCCCATCACCTCCGTTATGCTAATCACCTTTTCGCGTTTTGAAAGTACCCGCTTTATTGCCGTATGGCTTTCAGAAACAGGGGAACTGGGCAACACCTAAATTCTTGATTCCCGCCCATCCTTAAGCAACATTTACCACGCGTATGAACGGGGTAGGTTTTTGTTGGAAAAT is part of the Cyclobacteriaceae bacterium genome and harbors:
- a CDS encoding AI-2E family transporter; the protein is MDQSGSRTFNVERTAAWFIILAIIIFCLNYFSNFLQPIVVAIMIWYGVYELKRLLDKIKIKGKPLPNWLLTTFAFLIILLISFGVFEILTSNLELVIRKSPEYAENFKNMISGLQTLEGFQDIQERIVSRAKEFDIQPILTALLNSLTSIAGNTVIIIIYVAFLLVEEKFFTKKLHAVTASSTKQEKVDLVISQITDAIRKYISVKTQMSLLTGVLSYILLWLFGVDFPVLWAFLIFLLNYIPYIGSFIATSLPAVFALFQFQSFAMLFWVFLAIQSVQLLVGNVLEPKVMGRTLNLSPLGVMLALTFWGVIWGVLGMFLSVPITSVMLITFSRFESTRFIAVWLSETGELGNT